The Fimbriimonadaceae bacterium genome window below encodes:
- a CDS encoding DUF1501 domain-containing protein, which produces MSTDFSRRDVLRTSGVLAVGLMAPPWLSAVAKADVVRAAKGEKADPDTVLVVIQLSGGNDGLNTVVPYNLEKYYEARKTIGIPKDKVLDLGSGLGFHPAMSGLHGLFKQGKVAVIQGVGYPNPNRSHFKSMDIWQSASPDGKLKSGWIGRYMDDRMDHGKVDPLAAVGLSTEKPRALVGTHASIPCFAGLTDVQQMVGDADMEKMLRQIQGMDAAEGSATRIIQQANTSALDAMSALKAKLGGFTPKQTYNNDVFGRGFKQIAQLVCASPQTRVVYFSAGGFDTHAKQAEQHEKLLKSLSDGVTAFQQEVEAAGRADKVMVLVFSEFGRRTYENGSGGTDHGQAAPMFLIGSRVKGGLYGASPDFAALQDGDLRWQVDFRSVYASALEDWMGNDSKVILGESFNRLPVIK; this is translated from the coding sequence ATGAGCACAGATTTCTCCCGACGTGACGTCTTGCGGACTTCCGGTGTGCTGGCTGTCGGACTGATGGCCCCGCCCTGGCTGTCCGCCGTGGCCAAGGCCGATGTCGTCCGCGCGGCGAAAGGCGAGAAGGCCGACCCAGACACCGTGCTCGTCGTCATCCAGCTCAGCGGCGGGAACGACGGCCTAAACACCGTCGTCCCCTACAACCTCGAAAAGTACTACGAGGCCCGCAAGACGATCGGCATTCCCAAGGACAAGGTGCTTGACTTGGGCTCCGGCCTCGGGTTCCACCCTGCCATGAGCGGCCTCCACGGCCTGTTCAAGCAGGGCAAGGTGGCCGTCATCCAGGGCGTCGGCTACCCGAACCCGAACCGAAGCCACTTCAAGAGCATGGACATCTGGCAGTCGGCCAGCCCCGACGGCAAGCTGAAGTCGGGCTGGATCGGCCGCTACATGGACGACCGCATGGACCATGGCAAGGTGGACCCGCTCGCCGCGGTCGGCCTGTCGACCGAGAAACCCCGCGCCCTCGTCGGCACCCATGCCTCGATCCCCTGCTTCGCCGGTCTGACCGACGTCCAGCAGATGGTCGGGGACGCGGACATGGAGAAGATGCTCCGCCAAATCCAGGGTATGGACGCCGCCGAAGGCAGCGCGACCCGCATCATCCAGCAAGCCAACACCTCCGCCCTCGACGCGATGTCCGCGCTCAAGGCGAAGCTCGGCGGTTTCACGCCCAAGCAGACCTACAACAACGACGTCTTCGGCCGGGGGTTCAAGCAGATCGCCCAACTCGTCTGCGCCTCGCCCCAGACCCGCGTGGTGTACTTCAGCGCCGGCGGGTTCGACACCCACGCCAAGCAGGCCGAGCAACACGAAAAGCTCCTTAAGAGCCTGAGCGACGGCGTGACCGCCTTCCAACAGGAGGTCGAGGCAGCGGGCCGCGCCGACAAGGTCATGGTCCTCGTCTTCAGTGAGTTTGGCCGACGCACCTACGAGAACGGCAGCGGCGGCACCGACCACGGACAAGCCGCCCCGATGTTCCTGATCGGATCCCGGGTCAAAGGCGGACTCTACGGGGCCAGCCCCGACTTTGCCGCCCTCCAAGACGGCGACCTGCGCTGGCAGGTTGACTTCCGCTCGGTGTACGCCTCGGCCCTCGAAGACTGGATGGGCAACGACAGCAAGGTGATCCTCGGCGAGTCGTTCAACCGTCTGCCGGTCATCAAGTAG
- the lipB gene encoding lipoyl(octanoyl) transferase LipB, whose protein sequence is MAYRPAWDRQLEVHAEVLAGGDDTLVLVEHEPVVTLGANYHPANLRLAETEYAKKGIEVVQNDRGGDVTYHGPGQLVAYPVFDLRRHGQDLHRWMRELEETMLLVCASHGLSGRRFAPHTGAWVGDKKIAAIGVKVRKWVSFHGVALNCEPQPNFATIVPCGIPGYGVTSLTEEVGRLVGVEETKPRVVMAFEQVFAEARKAAAP, encoded by the coding sequence ATGGCTTACCGCCCGGCATGGGACCGCCAGTTGGAGGTCCATGCCGAGGTGCTCGCGGGCGGCGACGATACGCTGGTCCTCGTCGAGCACGAACCCGTCGTCACCCTCGGGGCGAACTACCATCCGGCAAACCTCCGGCTCGCCGAGACGGAGTACGCCAAGAAGGGGATCGAGGTCGTGCAGAACGACCGTGGCGGCGACGTGACGTACCACGGCCCCGGCCAGCTTGTCGCCTATCCCGTGTTCGACCTGAGGCGCCATGGCCAAGACCTGCACCGGTGGATGCGCGAGCTGGAGGAGACGATGTTGCTGGTCTGCGCCTCGCACGGCCTGTCCGGGCGACGGTTCGCCCCCCACACCGGGGCATGGGTCGGCGACAAGAAGATCGCCGCGATCGGCGTGAAGGTGCGGAAGTGGGTCAGCTTCCACGGGGTCGCCCTGAATTGCGAGCCACAGCCGAACTTTGCGACGATCGTGCCGTGCGGTATCCCGGGCTACGGGGTGACGTCGCTCACCGAAGAAGTCGGGCGGCTGGTCGGGGTCGAGGAAACGAAGCCCCGGGTCGTCATGGCGTTCGAGCAAGTGTTCGCCGAGGCGAGGAAGGCCGCCGCCCCCTGA
- a CDS encoding dihydroorotase yields the protein MRTLFKNGRILDPSQDLDVVGSVIVEDSQIAEVGPDIDEGGVDEVYDCTGFWITPGLVDMHTHLREPGHERRETIKSGTQAAAAGGFTTICCMPNTSPALDNAALVDFILDKAAAPEAGGVFVAPVGALTVGNEGAVIADLAALKKAGIVAASDEDAPVQDSRVMLRAMEFALQLDLPLMLHCDDRALSRGGSMNDGATSAMLGLRGVPRSAEVTMIMRNCELALNTGCRIHIMRVSTWGGVEAIRQFKYLGAPVTCEIAPHHFVFTDEAVGEFDPNFKTTPPLRTQVDIDILLQALNDGTIDCIASDHSPYAPFEVEVPFEEAPFGLVGLESTVAASLTYLTQRGVLSPLETVRKLSTAPAEVLRLDAGTLRPGRTPVAQITVVDPNKEWTFDVNRTFSRGKNSPFHGTTFQGKAVVTYCGNEIYRDPGFSDERYRLALA from the coding sequence GTGAGGACCCTGTTCAAGAACGGCCGTATCCTTGACCCAAGCCAGGACCTGGACGTCGTCGGCAGCGTCATCGTCGAAGACAGCCAGATCGCGGAGGTCGGCCCAGACATTGACGAGGGCGGTGTCGACGAGGTCTACGACTGCACCGGCTTTTGGATCACCCCCGGACTGGTGGACATGCACACCCACCTCCGTGAACCGGGCCACGAACGCCGGGAGACGATCAAAAGCGGTACCCAGGCCGCCGCGGCAGGCGGTTTCACGACGATCTGCTGCATGCCGAACACCTCGCCGGCCCTCGACAACGCGGCCCTGGTCGACTTCATCCTGGACAAGGCCGCCGCCCCCGAAGCCGGCGGGGTCTTCGTCGCGCCGGTCGGTGCACTGACGGTGGGCAACGAGGGTGCGGTGATCGCCGACCTCGCCGCCCTCAAGAAGGCGGGGATCGTCGCAGCGAGCGACGAGGACGCCCCGGTCCAGGACTCGCGGGTCATGTTGCGGGCGATGGAGTTCGCCCTGCAACTCGACCTACCTCTGATGTTGCATTGCGACGACCGCGCCCTAAGCCGGGGCGGCAGCATGAACGACGGGGCCACCAGCGCCATGCTGGGCCTGCGCGGCGTCCCCCGCAGCGCCGAGGTGACCATGATCATGCGGAACTGCGAGCTGGCCCTGAACACGGGTTGCCGGATCCATATCATGAGGGTCAGCACGTGGGGCGGTGTCGAGGCGATCCGTCAGTTCAAGTATCTGGGCGCGCCGGTGACATGCGAGATCGCCCCCCACCACTTCGTCTTTACCGACGAGGCGGTCGGCGAGTTCGACCCCAATTTCAAGACGACGCCGCCCCTGCGCACCCAGGTCGACATCGACATCCTGCTCCAAGCGCTCAACGACGGCACGATCGACTGCATCGCCAGCGACCATTCGCCGTACGCGCCGTTCGAAGTGGAGGTGCCGTTTGAAGAAGCCCCGTTCGGTTTGGTCGGCTTGGAATCGACCGTCGCCGCCAGCCTGACCTATCTCACCCAGCGTGGTGTCCTCAGTCCGCTGGAGACCGTCCGCAAGCTGAGCACGGCGCCCGCCGAGGTGTTGCGGCTGGACGCCGGCACCCTGCGACCCGGGCGCACCCCGGTCGCCCAGATCACCGTGGTCGACCCGAACAAGGAGTGGACATTTGACGTCAACCGGACGTTCAGCCGAGGGAAGAACTCGCCGTTCCATGGAACGACCTTCCAAGGAAAAGCGGTTGTGACCTATTGCGGTAATGAGATCTATCGCGACCCCGGGTTCAGCGACGAGAGGTACCGGCTTGCCTTGGCATAG
- a CDS encoding adenylate/guanylate cyclase domain-containing protein, with protein sequence MAQALERLDVEPDGNDPYIRLARYVQESPGRIHEPAAELAARFGLPEAFVRDVQESLEDQGEAHDTLGAVVHVARKFSLGIRGLATELGSAVAKVWCRLTALPLRFVLVSGLAFLAVYFASAPFFVLRTMALDGAVGLLFVVVFASHLACFARHATIRVPLVASAALAPGLVAFGLTLPLAPRAERLPIQHIAFLALGLTAFYAAVGVGAAVVGGLVKMRLAHRRESQFSRQEQLDRLFDLERRFHEIVKVPGALARSLGWAQTVRRWAGFPLAAFLAGAAFGVLRVLLVGGAQTLHLQRYTLMILLQMLLVPLGVAVFATVGYLAGGVRKGIAALLVAFGGYALSLAVPVGEFGPEHLFAYFRSGSALNFTAGLIVLGVLTGLASRVENQTMRAVRLDQSDPVALYAEVLRLQRKLRPASLATCVLVVDVAGSTSMKMEADPLKIEYSFRAYQDLVSQIATENGGTVVSRAGDGAVVSFPESALAVHAARVIQSAMPEFNQTKNLLDRRFRLRIGLHSGKTTAELEEVPFNELIDIAAHVERVSPVGGVALTEAVAKQVPQEPTAALQDTVDGHGVRIVLNPTLEDRR encoded by the coding sequence ATGGCCCAGGCGCTGGAGAGGCTGGATGTCGAACCGGACGGGAATGACCCGTATATCCGGCTGGCCCGCTACGTCCAGGAATCGCCCGGGCGTATCCACGAGCCCGCCGCCGAACTAGCCGCCCGGTTCGGCCTGCCCGAGGCCTTCGTCCGTGACGTCCAGGAGTCGCTGGAGGATCAGGGTGAAGCCCATGACACCCTCGGGGCGGTCGTCCATGTGGCCCGTAAGTTCAGCCTGGGAATACGGGGTCTGGCCACGGAACTAGGCAGCGCCGTCGCCAAGGTTTGGTGCCGGCTGACCGCGTTGCCCCTGCGCTTCGTCTTGGTCAGCGGTCTGGCCTTTCTCGCCGTCTACTTCGCCAGCGCGCCGTTCTTCGTCTTGCGGACAATGGCCCTGGACGGGGCGGTCGGTTTGCTGTTCGTCGTCGTGTTTGCCAGCCACCTGGCATGCTTTGCGCGCCACGCGACGATCCGTGTCCCGCTGGTCGCCTCCGCCGCGCTGGCCCCCGGACTCGTGGCCTTTGGGCTGACCCTTCCCTTGGCCCCCCGGGCCGAGCGCCTGCCGATCCAGCACATCGCCTTTCTCGCCCTCGGCCTGACCGCGTTCTACGCCGCCGTCGGTGTAGGTGCGGCGGTCGTGGGTGGGCTCGTCAAGATGCGCCTCGCCCATCGGCGCGAGTCGCAGTTCTCCCGCCAGGAGCAACTGGACCGGTTGTTCGACTTGGAGCGAAGGTTCCACGAGATCGTGAAGGTGCCCGGCGCCTTGGCCCGGTCGCTCGGCTGGGCCCAGACGGTCAGGCGTTGGGCGGGCTTCCCCCTCGCCGCCTTTCTCGCCGGCGCGGCGTTCGGTGTCTTGCGGGTGTTGCTCGTCGGCGGCGCCCAGACCCTCCATCTGCAGCGGTACACGCTGATGATCCTCCTCCAGATGTTGCTCGTGCCCCTGGGGGTCGCCGTGTTTGCGACGGTCGGCTACTTGGCCGGCGGCGTCCGCAAGGGGATCGCCGCCCTGCTGGTGGCCTTCGGCGGTTACGCCCTCAGCCTGGCCGTTCCGGTCGGGGAGTTTGGCCCCGAGCACCTCTTCGCCTACTTTCGCAGTGGAAGCGCCCTCAACTTCACCGCCGGGCTCATCGTGCTGGGCGTCTTGACGGGCCTTGCCTCACGGGTCGAGAACCAGACGATGCGGGCGGTACGACTCGACCAAAGCGACCCGGTGGCCCTCTACGCCGAAGTGCTCCGCCTGCAAAGGAAACTGCGGCCGGCGTCGCTGGCCACCTGTGTGCTCGTCGTCGACGTCGCCGGTTCTACGTCGATGAAGATGGAGGCGGACCCGCTCAAGATCGAGTACAGCTTTCGGGCGTACCAAGACCTCGTCAGCCAGATCGCGACCGAGAACGGTGGGACAGTCGTCTCCCGGGCGGGGGACGGAGCGGTCGTCTCGTTCCCCGAGAGCGCATTGGCCGTCCACGCGGCCCGGGTGATCCAGTCGGCGATGCCAGAGTTCAACCAGACCAAAAACCTCCTGGACCGCCGGTTCCGCCTGCGCATCGGGCTTCACTCGGGCAAGACGACGGCCGAACTGGAGGAAGTGCCTTTCAACGAGCTGATCGACATCGCCGCCCATGTGGAGCGGGTGTCACCGGTCGGTGGCGTCGCCCTGACCGAGGCGGTCGCCAAGCAGGTGCCGCAGGAACCGACCGCGGCCCTCCAAGACACGGTCGACGGCCATGGCGTGAGGATCGTCCTCAACCCGACTCTGGAGGACCGGCGCTGA
- a CDS encoding aspartate carbamoyltransferase catalytic subunit: MSRSLLAVRHLEAPVLKSLVDRAAELKARVAKDGPAKPARPHVIGLLFFENSTRTRVSFEQAAFYLGHKCVNFNSSGSSLSKGETLKDTILTLKHEGLEAMVIRHNASGACALAAKHFDGPVVNAGDGQHEHPTQALGDALTLLERKGTLTGLKVAIVGDVMHSRVARSNAWLLSKLGNEVRFVGPRTLIPSHTSMLPGQVFYDLRAGIADADVVMCLRLQKERMADGMISSVSEFVRLYQVNRSSVRAAKPDAIVMHPGPLNRGIELDDHVADGAQSGVTQQVTNGVYVRMAALEWVFGEETK, from the coding sequence GTGAGCCGGAGCCTTCTCGCCGTCCGTCACCTTGAGGCACCGGTCCTGAAGTCCCTGGTCGACCGGGCCGCCGAACTCAAGGCCAGGGTCGCCAAGGACGGCCCGGCCAAGCCCGCCCGGCCCCATGTCATCGGCCTCCTCTTTTTTGAGAACTCGACCCGGACGCGGGTGAGCTTCGAGCAGGCTGCGTTCTATCTGGGGCACAAGTGCGTGAACTTCAACTCGTCGGGGAGTTCGCTCAGCAAGGGCGAGACGTTGAAAGACACGATCCTGACCCTGAAGCACGAGGGGCTGGAGGCGATGGTCATCCGCCATAACGCCAGTGGGGCATGCGCTTTGGCGGCCAAACACTTTGATGGCCCGGTCGTCAACGCGGGCGACGGCCAGCACGAGCACCCCACCCAGGCCCTCGGTGACGCCCTGACACTGCTGGAGCGGAAAGGGACGCTCACCGGACTGAAGGTCGCGATCGTCGGAGACGTGATGCACAGCCGGGTCGCCCGGTCGAACGCCTGGTTGCTGAGCAAGCTCGGCAACGAGGTGCGGTTTGTGGGGCCGAGGACGCTCATCCCCAGCCACACCTCGATGTTGCCCGGGCAAGTGTTCTACGATCTGCGCGCCGGGATCGCGGACGCGGACGTGGTCATGTGCCTGCGGCTACAGAAGGAGCGCATGGCCGACGGCATGATCTCCTCGGTCTCGGAGTTCGTCCGGCTCTACCAAGTCAACCGGTCGAGTGTCCGGGCCGCCAAGCCCGACGCCATCGTGATGCACCCTGGCCCGCTGAACCGGGGAATCGAGTTGGACGACCATGTCGCCGACGGCGCCCAGAGTGGCGTCACCCAGCAGGTCACGAACGGGGTCTACGTCCGGATGGCCGCGCTGGAATGGGTGTTCGGGGAGGAAACGAAGTGA
- the pyrR gene encoding bifunctional pyr operon transcriptional regulator/uracil phosphoribosyltransferase PyrR: MATVLLDSEAMKRTLGRMVHQILDHNGGAEDLVVVGVLRRGYPVAKRLAFMLTQAEGFTVPCGKLDARRSRDDRPTPDEDLTEIPFEVTGKHVVLVDEVIYTGRTVRAAMDELMKHGRPKTVQLAVLVDRGHRELPVQPDYVGREVQTERDDHIVVKVKEIEGEDAVELVAGVRP; this comes from the coding sequence ATGGCGACCGTGCTCCTGGACAGCGAGGCGATGAAGCGCACGCTCGGGCGCATGGTGCACCAGATCCTCGACCACAACGGCGGCGCCGAAGACCTCGTCGTCGTCGGCGTCTTGCGCCGTGGTTACCCGGTGGCCAAGCGCCTTGCGTTCATGCTCACCCAAGCCGAGGGGTTCACCGTGCCCTGCGGCAAGCTCGACGCCCGTCGGAGCCGGGACGACCGCCCCACGCCCGACGAGGATCTGACCGAGATACCCTTTGAGGTCACCGGCAAGCACGTCGTCCTCGTGGACGAAGTCATCTACACCGGCCGCACCGTCAGGGCGGCGATGGACGAATTAATGAAGCACGGGCGGCCCAAGACCGTGCAGCTCGCCGTCTTGGTCGACCGGGGCCATCGCGAGTTGCCGGTCCAACCCGACTACGTGGGCCGAGAAGTGCAGACGGAGCGTGACGACCACATTGTCGTCAAGGTCAAAGAGATCGAGGGCGAGGACGCGGTCGAATTGGTCGCGGGGGTGAGGCCGTGA